A DNA window from Geoalkalibacter sp. contains the following coding sequences:
- a CDS encoding ABC transporter ATP-binding protein yields the protein MRVLAALRPYLLPQRAALAWGSLWLAATSLLAMLIPWMLKLGVEAVEAGRGPDLAWAAAVLALAALARGATRIASRLYYLHGARHLEVALRRDLLARLLAQDGFFFDRHRTGDLLARFTGDLANVRMFVGFGLLTLVNAAIVYLLSLALMLSLSPTLTLVAVLPYPFLLLAVKRLSRRLLHHSTLVQEGLGRLSEAVEEGVSGQAVIRAYGLGVGRNARFAAINDEYLRRNLVLARLRALVLPVMTLVGPLGTLLVLYFGGRQVAAGTLSLGEFVAFNAYLVQLAWPTLLLGWVLTLVQRAAASMERLQLLLDLPQVPRLPAASQVSAAPPRISLRALSFAYDGKPALRDLSLEVPAGTLVGLAGPAASGKTTLLRLLAALYPPPAGTLFVDGRDLAGLDPRIHRLRVAAVPQEGRLFSGSLRDNLLYAAPGASAEELGRLAEKVQLGAEAALFPQGFDTRVGEGGMSLSGGQRQRVAIGRALARDAGLWLLDDPFSHLDALTARALWDELRPLLRGRTVFLVSGRVSLLGAADLIVVLDEGRIVAQGSQAALLARGGLYARLYHREQLRDELEQGSPLTDD from the coding sequence ATGAGGGTGCTGGCCGCCCTGCGCCCCTACCTCCTCCCTCAGCGTGCCGCCCTGGCCTGGGGCAGTCTGTGGCTGGCGGCGACCTCGCTGCTCGCCATGCTCATTCCCTGGATGCTCAAGCTCGGCGTGGAGGCGGTGGAAGCCGGGCGCGGGCCGGATCTGGCGTGGGCGGCGGCGGTGCTCGCCCTGGCCGCCCTGGCGCGCGGCGCCACGCGCATCGCCTCGCGACTCTATTACCTGCATGGCGCGCGGCACCTGGAAGTCGCCCTGCGTCGCGATCTGCTGGCGCGGCTGCTCGCCCAGGACGGTTTTTTCTTCGATCGCCATCGCACCGGCGATCTGCTCGCGCGTTTCACCGGCGATCTGGCCAACGTGCGCATGTTCGTCGGCTTTGGCCTGCTGACCCTGGTCAACGCGGCCATTGTTTACCTGCTGAGCCTGGCGCTCATGCTCTCCCTGTCGCCGACTTTGACCCTGGTGGCGGTGCTGCCTTATCCCTTTTTGCTGTTGGCCGTCAAGCGGCTCAGCCGCCGTCTGTTGCACCACTCGACCCTGGTGCAGGAGGGCCTGGGTCGGCTGAGCGAGGCGGTGGAGGAGGGGGTGAGCGGGCAGGCGGTGATTCGCGCCTATGGGCTGGGCGTGGGGCGCAACGCCCGCTTCGCCGCCATCAACGATGAGTATCTGCGGCGCAACCTGGTGCTGGCGCGGCTGCGCGCCCTGGTGCTGCCGGTGATGACCCTGGTGGGGCCGCTGGGCACCCTGCTGGTGCTCTATTTCGGCGGACGGCAGGTGGCGGCGGGCACTCTCTCCCTAGGGGAGTTCGTCGCCTTCAACGCCTATCTGGTGCAACTCGCCTGGCCGACCCTGCTGCTCGGCTGGGTGCTGACCCTGGTGCAGCGCGCCGCGGCGAGCATGGAGCGGCTGCAATTGCTGCTCGACCTGCCGCAGGTGCCGCGCCTGCCGGCCGCTTCGCAGGTTTCCGCAGCGCCGCCGCGTATCTCTTTGCGCGCATTGAGCTTTGCCTACGACGGCAAACCGGCATTGCGCGATCTCTCCCTGGAGGTTCCCGCTGGAACGCTCGTCGGGCTTGCCGGACCGGCCGCGAGCGGCAAGACGACCCTGCTGCGCCTGCTCGCGGCGCTCTATCCGCCGCCGGCGGGAACCCTGTTCGTTGACGGGCGGGATCTAGCCGGTCTTGATCCGCGCATTCATCGCCTGCGGGTGGCGGCGGTGCCGCAGGAGGGACGGCTTTTTTCCGGGAGTCTGCGCGACAATCTGCTCTATGCCGCCCCCGGAGCCTCCGCCGAGGAGCTTGGGCGCTTGGCGGAAAAGGTGCAGCTCGGCGCGGAGGCGGCTCTCTTTCCCCAGGGCTTCGACACTCGGGTGGGCGAGGGCGGCATGAGTCTCTCCGGCGGTCAGCGCCAGCGTGTCGCCATCGGCCGCGCCCTGGCTCGCGACGCGGGTTTGTGGCTGCTCGATGATCCCTTCAGCCATCTCGATGCCCTGACCGCCCGGGCCCTCTGGGATGAACTGCGCCCGCTGCTGCGCGGCCGCACGGTGTTTCTCGTGTCGGGGCGGGTGTCCCTGCTCGGCGCCGCCGACCTCATCGTGGTCCTCGACGAGGGGCGCATCGTCGCGCAGGGCAGCCAGGCGGCGCTGCTCGCGCGGGGCGGTCTGTACGCGCGCCTTTATCATCGCGAGCAACTGCGCGATGAACTCGAGCAGGGCTCGCCCCTCACGGATGACTGA
- a CDS encoding M20 family metallopeptidase — protein sequence MSQLLEKIWRAVDPSRLRALLMDLVDIYSPAGKEEDIQLFLEERLHGAGFAPRRQEVEEERYNLIVPLGRREPRLYLVGHVDTIAAWDLENYGAREENGLIHGLGSADMKGGCAAMVEAFLALAEVLPPEQRPPAGLLLVVGEEENGDGSAAFLQSFRPPWVVIGEPTGLSPCFAHYGYLEAGFTTRGRRIHSSLPELGHNAVESMLRVLLHLGRDPLFDRAGSRIAYSIRELTSSQAGFVVPDRCEAWIDLHLPPRYAPAELEAAIRAQTRAAAQLIPDLDLEVQFNFAARGYDLGTEHDLARALEDSYPRLGLDFACDAFRSHSDGNLFYEAGVKPLILGPGALEVAHTHDEQTPFAQVLAAAKIYAALCLRADSL from the coding sequence ATGTCGCAGCTCCTGGAAAAGATCTGGCGGGCCGTTGATCCCTCACGCCTGCGCGCCCTGCTCATGGACTTGGTGGACATCTACTCGCCGGCGGGCAAGGAGGAGGACATTCAGCTCTTTCTCGAAGAGCGGCTGCACGGCGCCGGCTTCGCCCCGCGCCGCCAGGAGGTGGAGGAGGAGCGCTACAACCTGATCGTGCCCCTGGGCCGGCGGGAGCCGCGCCTCTATCTGGTCGGCCACGTCGACACCATCGCCGCCTGGGATCTGGAGAATTACGGGGCGCGCGAGGAAAACGGCCTGATCCACGGCCTGGGCAGCGCCGACATGAAAGGCGGCTGCGCCGCCATGGTCGAGGCCTTTCTCGCCCTCGCCGAGGTGCTGCCGCCCGAGCAGCGTCCACCCGCGGGTCTGCTGCTGGTGGTGGGCGAGGAGGAAAACGGCGACGGCAGCGCCGCGTTTCTGCAAAGCTTTCGTCCCCCCTGGGTGGTGATCGGCGAACCCACCGGCCTCTCACCCTGCTTCGCCCATTACGGCTATCTGGAAGCGGGCTTCACGACGCGCGGCCGGCGCATCCACTCGTCGCTGCCGGAGTTGGGCCACAACGCGGTGGAGTCCATGCTGCGCGTGCTGCTGCACCTGGGCCGCGACCCGCTGTTCGACCGCGCCGGCTCGCGGATCGCCTACTCCATCCGCGAACTGACCTCCTCCCAGGCGGGCTTCGTGGTGCCCGACCGCTGCGAAGCCTGGATCGACCTGCACCTGCCGCCCCGGTACGCGCCCGCCGAACTGGAGGCGGCCATCCGCGCCCAGACGCGGGCGGCCGCCCAGCTCATTCCCGATCTCGACCTCGAAGTGCAGTTTAATTTTGCCGCGCGCGGCTACGATCTGGGCACCGAGCATGACCTGGCCCGCGCCCTGGAGGACAGCTATCCGCGCCTCGGCCTCGACTTCGCCTGCGACGCCTTTCGCTCCCATTCGGACGGCAACCTCTTCTACGAAGCCGGCGTCAAACCCCTGATCCTGGGTCCCGGCGCCCTCGAGGTCGCCCACACCCACGACGAGCAAACGCCCTTCGCCCAGGTGCTGGCGGCGGCGAAAATTTACGCGGCTCTGTGCCTACGGGCGGATTCCCTGTAG
- a CDS encoding sugar phosphate nucleotidyltransferase produces the protein MKIILPTAGKGTRLRPHTHTKAKSLVHVAGKTVLQHIVERLAPLDAEEYIFINDEENGPQVMAFMKQKFPNLNCWATLQKERLGPAHAVSLAAPRIAPGDDVLVVFNDTIFVTDLARIGQLCADCDGLIYSKEVEDYQRFGVNVLDEAGYIVDMVEKPDQPISRLAQVGLYYLKDGRGFMDHLERSIRAGETVKGEYYLPAVFMNMIRAGLRFRAPEIDAWLDCGKPETLLETNRYLLQGRHHTHGEVRNAVLIEPVHIERGASVRDSIVGPNVSLAAGSQISGSIVRDSIINANSEVRSMILDGSIIGESVRLVGAARHMNIGDHSLVEME, from the coding sequence ATGAAGATCATTCTGCCCACGGCGGGCAAAGGCACGCGCCTGCGCCCACATACCCACACCAAAGCCAAATCCCTGGTGCATGTCGCCGGGAAAACCGTGCTGCAGCACATCGTCGAGCGCCTCGCGCCGCTGGATGCCGAGGAATACATCTTCATCAACGATGAGGAAAACGGCCCGCAGGTCATGGCCTTCATGAAGCAGAAATTTCCCAACCTCAACTGCTGGGCGACCCTGCAGAAAGAGCGTCTCGGTCCCGCTCACGCCGTGTCCCTCGCCGCCCCGCGCATCGCCCCCGGCGACGACGTGCTGGTGGTGTTCAACGACACCATCTTCGTCACCGACTTGGCCCGTATCGGACAGTTGTGCGCCGATTGCGACGGGCTGATCTATTCCAAGGAGGTGGAGGATTACCAGCGCTTCGGCGTCAACGTCCTCGATGAGGCGGGCTATATCGTCGATATGGTGGAAAAGCCCGACCAGCCCATCTCGCGCCTGGCCCAGGTGGGCCTCTACTATCTCAAGGACGGCCGCGGCTTCATGGATCACCTGGAGCGCAGCATCCGCGCCGGCGAAACGGTCAAGGGCGAATACTACCTGCCGGCGGTGTTCATGAACATGATCCGCGCCGGTCTTCGGTTCCGCGCGCCCGAGATCGACGCCTGGCTCGACTGCGGCAAGCCCGAGACCCTGCTCGAAACCAACCGCTACCTGCTCCAGGGTCGCCATCACACCCACGGCGAGGTGCGCAACGCCGTGCTCATCGAGCCGGTGCATATCGAGCGCGGCGCCTCGGTGCGCGATTCCATCGTCGGCCCCAACGTCAGCCTGGCCGCCGGCAGCCAGATCAGCGGCAGCATCGTGCGCGACAGCATCATCAACGCCAACAGCGAGGTGCGCAGCATGATTCTCGACGGCTCCATCATCGGCGAATCGGTGCGCCTGGTCGGCGCCGCGCGCCACATGAACATCGGCGACCATTCCCTGGTGGAAATGGAGTAG
- a CDS encoding GNAT family N-acetyltransferase, whose amino-acid sequence MQDEQLLPRQKRLRIRDMTIDDLSTVFHLGEEVFTAEYSPSLYRTWDEYEITTLFNSDSELCLVAEHEGQIVGFALGTTVEKHHSAWKYGYLVWLGVRPFMQKLRVGARLFREIKRRMREQGVRMIIIDTDAENEAAIRFFTKQGFGNVQEHVYMTLNLGRKRKGRKRDVAAPGKDLAGR is encoded by the coding sequence ATGCAAGACGAGCAACTTCTCCCGCGCCAGAAACGCTTGCGCATCCGCGACATGACCATCGACGATCTCTCCACCGTCTTTCATCTGGGCGAGGAGGTCTTTACCGCCGAGTACTCGCCGAGTCTCTACCGCACCTGGGACGAATACGAGATCACCACCCTGTTCAACAGCGACAGCGAACTGTGCCTGGTCGCCGAGCACGAAGGGCAGATCGTCGGCTTCGCCCTCGGCACCACCGTGGAAAAGCACCATTCGGCGTGGAAATACGGCTACCTGGTCTGGCTCGGGGTGCGCCCCTTCATGCAGAAGCTGCGCGTCGGCGCGCGCCTGTTTCGCGAAATCAAGCGGCGCATGCGCGAGCAGGGGGTACGCATGATCATCATCGACACCGACGCGGAAAACGAGGCGGCGATCCGCTTCTTCACCAAGCAGGGCTTCGGCAACGTGCAGGAGCACGTCTACATGACCCTCAACCTGGGGCGCAAACGAAAGGGGAGGAAACGCGATGTCGCAGCTCCTGGAAAAGATCTGGCGGGCCGTTGA
- a CDS encoding ABC transporter ATP-binding protein, with protein sequence MAHGHQHDSDEITGRHLDWALLRRFVGYLRAYRGAALAALVLLPLVTATKLAQPYLLMLAIDDFILAGDIAGLWLIALLFLLALAGESLFTYAQAYAVQWVGQHIMADLRREGFARLLRLPVSFFDRQPSGRLVTRLTSDVENVGELFGAGVVSALGDLLTLAAIVAVMLWINPGLSLVAFSVMPLLLLLGLLFRHYIRRANRQVRARLAGLNAFVAERIAGVDEVRLFVQEERTLEEFDGLQDEYQRASLRVINWDACLYAGVEALGAVAIAAILWRGGGEVLAGVTSFGVLVAFIEYVQKFFAPLRDLSAKYSVIQASIASLERIFDLLDRAPEPSGAQITAPGSGVICFERVSFSYEEQAPVLHDIDLTLTPGETVALVGDTGSGKTTLGRLLLRFYEPTAGRILLDGAALNGIEPTQVRRRIGWVSQEPFLFDGSVHDNLDGARLRAPAELAEILRRTSADRVVERLGGLEAHISERGRNLSAGERQLLCLARALVPDPQWLILDEATSRLDAETEELVRSGMEAARRGRGALLIAHRLRSIVHAERIVVLRRGRIVEEGSHSELLAKDGLYARLWRLQALENGV encoded by the coding sequence ATGGCGCACGGACATCAACACGACAGCGACGAAATCACCGGCCGTCATCTCGACTGGGCGCTGCTGCGCCGCTTCGTCGGTTATCTGCGCGCCTATCGCGGCGCGGCCCTCGCCGCCCTGGTGCTGCTGCCCCTGGTGACCGCGACCAAGCTGGCGCAGCCTTATCTGCTGATGCTGGCCATCGATGATTTCATCCTTGCCGGCGATATCGCCGGGTTGTGGCTCATCGCCCTGCTCTTTCTCCTGGCCCTGGCGGGGGAGAGCCTTTTCACCTACGCCCAGGCCTACGCCGTGCAGTGGGTCGGGCAGCACATCATGGCCGATCTGCGCCGTGAGGGGTTCGCGCGCCTGCTGCGCCTGCCGGTGAGCTTTTTCGACCGTCAGCCCTCGGGGCGCCTGGTGACGCGCCTGACCTCCGATGTGGAGAACGTCGGCGAACTGTTCGGCGCCGGGGTGGTCTCGGCCCTGGGTGATCTGCTCACCCTTGCGGCGATTGTCGCCGTCATGCTGTGGATCAATCCCGGGCTGTCCCTAGTGGCCTTCTCGGTGATGCCCCTGCTGCTGCTTCTCGGGCTGCTGTTTCGCCACTACATCCGCCGCGCCAATCGCCAGGTGCGCGCGCGGCTCGCCGGGCTCAACGCCTTTGTCGCCGAGCGCATCGCCGGTGTCGACGAAGTGCGCCTGTTCGTGCAGGAAGAGCGCACCCTCGAGGAGTTCGACGGCCTGCAGGACGAGTACCAGCGCGCTTCCCTGCGCGTCATCAACTGGGACGCCTGTCTCTACGCCGGGGTCGAGGCCCTGGGCGCGGTGGCCATCGCCGCCATTCTCTGGCGCGGCGGCGGCGAGGTGCTCGCCGGCGTCACCAGCTTCGGCGTGCTGGTCGCCTTCATCGAATATGTGCAGAAATTCTTCGCGCCCCTGCGCGATCTCTCCGCCAAGTATTCGGTGATCCAGGCCAGCATCGCGTCCCTGGAGCGCATCTTCGATCTCCTCGACCGCGCCCCCGAACCGAGCGGCGCGCAGATCACGGCGCCAGGCTCGGGCGTCATTTGTTTCGAGAGGGTGAGTTTTTCCTACGAGGAGCAGGCGCCGGTGCTGCACGACATCGACCTGACCCTGACCCCCGGCGAGACGGTGGCGCTGGTCGGCGACACAGGCAGCGGCAAGACCACCCTGGGGCGTTTGCTGTTGCGCTTCTACGAGCCGACGGCGGGGCGCATTCTGCTCGACGGCGCCGCTCTGAACGGGATTGAGCCGACGCAGGTGCGCCGCCGCATCGGCTGGGTGTCCCAGGAACCCTTTCTCTTCGACGGCAGCGTGCACGACAACCTCGACGGCGCGCGGTTGCGCGCGCCCGCCGAACTGGCTGAAATCCTGCGGCGCACCAGCGCCGACCGGGTGGTGGAGCGGCTCGGCGGGTTGGAGGCTCACATCAGCGAGCGCGGCCGCAACCTCTCGGCCGGCGAGCGCCAGCTGCTGTGCCTGGCGCGTGCCCTGGTGCCCGATCCCCAGTGGCTGATCCTCGACGAAGCCACCAGCCGCCTCGACGCCGAAACCGAAGAGCTGGTACGCTCCGGCATGGAGGCCGCGCGCCGCGGTCGCGGCGCCCTGCTCATCGCCCATCGCCTGCGCTCCATCGTGCACGCCGAGCGCATTGTGGTACTGCGTCGCGGTCGCATCGTCGAAGAGGGCAGTCATTCCGAGCTGCTGGCGAAAGACGGCTTGTACGCGCGGCTGTGGCGTTTGCAGGCGCTGGAGAATGGTGTTTAA
- a CDS encoding DUF445 family protein, producing the protein MIADLQPYLPYLLPPLLGAFIGYVTNYIAIRMLFRPLRPWRILGVRVPMTPGIIPAKRHELAARMGEMVGSHLLTGEDVGRALEKDVFRREIKDAVGDKLDRFLERELGPLEQLVPGDFRPRFRELVELLRWKLLKAVFAYLDGEAFAGRLRELLRRKGDAWLARDLESFLTPERYVRLRSHLDERISAFLQSPAMARAVEQFIDAKIEEWISSQATLRELLPADLIEVIVAQLDKEVPPLLEKFGGLFYDPDFRTRLVIKGRQAIEAFLDSLGGLSGLLGGFINLEKLYGRIPEFLDKAGDEIARWLKEDKTQEQVAQLLRGRIEALLDRPLASYLEKVPYEKVAGARRFVRAKAVEYVRSRRASEAALGLAERGIERLKDRSFASLLDKVLPAGGLEQGREALHERILAALRSAEAREILAQVLEEKTEDWLFRKPLGRLSARVPADVREELSEGLCRQLGELLKKEVPPLVETLNVQRMVEEKVNSLELLKVEGLLMGIMKEQFKYINLFGALLGFLIGLINLLVLGLR; encoded by the coding sequence ATGATCGCCGACCTTCAGCCCTATCTGCCCTATCTGTTGCCGCCGCTGCTGGGCGCCTTCATCGGCTATGTCACCAACTACATCGCCATCCGCATGCTCTTTCGTCCCCTGCGCCCCTGGCGCATTCTGGGCGTGCGCGTGCCCATGACGCCGGGGATCATTCCCGCCAAGCGCCATGAACTGGCGGCGCGCATGGGCGAGATGGTCGGCAGTCACCTGCTGACCGGCGAGGATGTGGGCCGCGCCCTGGAAAAGGACGTGTTCCGCCGCGAGATCAAGGACGCCGTGGGCGACAAGCTCGACCGCTTTCTGGAGCGCGAGCTGGGCCCCCTTGAACAGCTGGTGCCCGGAGATTTTCGTCCGCGCTTTCGCGAACTGGTGGAATTGCTGCGCTGGAAGCTGCTCAAGGCGGTGTTCGCCTATCTCGACGGCGAGGCCTTCGCCGGGCGGCTGCGCGAGCTGCTGCGCCGCAAGGGCGACGCCTGGCTGGCCCGCGACCTGGAGAGCTTTCTCACGCCCGAGCGCTATGTGCGTCTGCGCTCCCATCTCGACGAGCGCATCAGCGCATTTCTGCAGTCTCCCGCCATGGCGCGCGCGGTGGAGCAGTTCATCGACGCCAAGATCGAGGAATGGATCAGCTCCCAGGCCACCCTGCGCGAGCTGCTGCCCGCCGATCTCATCGAGGTGATCGTCGCGCAACTGGACAAGGAAGTGCCGCCGCTGCTGGAAAAATTCGGCGGCCTGTTCTACGATCCCGATTTCCGCACGCGCCTGGTGATCAAGGGGCGTCAGGCCATCGAAGCGTTTCTCGATTCCTTGGGCGGACTCTCGGGCCTGCTCGGCGGCTTCATCAACCTGGAAAAGCTCTACGGCCGCATTCCCGAGTTTCTCGACAAAGCCGGCGACGAGATCGCCCGCTGGCTCAAGGAGGACAAGACCCAGGAGCAGGTCGCGCAACTGCTGCGCGGGCGCATCGAGGCGCTGCTCGATCGGCCCTTGGCCAGTTATCTGGAAAAGGTGCCCTACGAGAAGGTGGCGGGGGCGCGGCGCTTCGTGCGCGCCAAGGCGGTGGAGTACGTGCGCAGCCGACGTGCGAGCGAAGCCGCCCTGGGGTTGGCCGAGCGCGGCATCGAACGGCTCAAGGATCGCTCCTTTGCCTCGCTGCTCGACAAGGTGCTGCCCGCGGGCGGCCTGGAGCAGGGCCGCGAGGCCCTGCACGAGAGGATTCTCGCCGCCCTGCGCTCCGCCGAGGCGCGCGAGATCCTGGCCCAGGTGCTGGAGGAGAAAACCGAGGACTGGCTGTTTCGCAAGCCCCTCGGGCGACTCTCGGCGCGGGTGCCCGCCGATGTGCGCGAGGAATTGAGCGAGGGGCTGTGCCGTCAGTTGGGCGAGCTGCTGAAAAAAGAGGTGCCGCCCCTGGTGGAGACCCTCAACGTGCAGCGCATGGTCGAGGAAAAGGTCAATTCCCTGGAACTGCTCAAGGTCGAAGGTCTGCTCATGGGCATCATGAAGGAGCAGTTCAAGTACATCAACCTGTTCGGCGCGCTGCTCGGCTTTCTCATCGGCCTGATCAATCTGCTGGTTCTCGGTCTGCGCTGA
- the hslO gene encoding Hsp33 family molecular chaperone HslO, translating to MKDQLIRILTRDGSLRGLAAVTTGLVEECRRRQDTDPTATLALGRLATGAALMGGLLKGEQRLNLTVEGNGPILRMSAETDAAGRVRATIKNPHPAVPLKDGRLDVVGAVGRAGFLHVTKDLGLREPYRGTVQLVSSEIGEDLAYYLTTSEQVPSAVSLGVYIETDGRVGAAGGFILQAMPPGDETRIALLEERLRSLPPVTTLLRAGQGPAAILERLLEGIPFDVKESIDLAFRCTCNRRQILRMLAGLGAEELASLAQQQEEVRVTCEFCKEVYALTSEEIRAIPR from the coding sequence ATGAAGGACCAGCTCATCCGCATTCTCACCCGCGACGGCTCCCTGCGCGGCCTGGCGGCCGTCACCACCGGACTGGTCGAAGAATGCCGCCGCCGCCAGGATACCGATCCCACCGCGACCCTGGCCCTGGGCCGTCTGGCCACCGGCGCGGCCCTCATGGGCGGCCTGCTCAAGGGCGAGCAGCGCCTCAATCTCACCGTCGAGGGCAACGGCCCCATCCTGCGCATGAGCGCGGAAACCGACGCGGCGGGGCGAGTGCGCGCCACCATCAAGAATCCCCATCCGGCCGTGCCCCTCAAAGATGGTCGCCTCGACGTGGTGGGCGCCGTGGGCCGAGCCGGCTTTCTCCACGTCACCAAGGATCTGGGCCTGCGCGAGCCCTATCGCGGCACGGTGCAGCTGGTGAGCAGCGAAATCGGCGAGGACCTCGCCTACTACCTGACCACCTCGGAACAGGTGCCCTCGGCGGTGTCCCTGGGCGTCTACATCGAAACCGACGGCCGCGTCGGCGCCGCCGGCGGTTTCATCCTCCAGGCCATGCCGCCAGGCGACGAAACGCGCATCGCCCTGCTCGAGGAGCGCCTGCGCAGCCTGCCGCCGGTCACCACGCTGCTGCGCGCGGGCCAGGGGCCGGCCGCCATCCTCGAGCGGTTGCTGGAGGGCATTCCCTTCGACGTCAAGGAGAGCATCGACCTCGCCTTTCGCTGCACCTGCAACCGCCGCCAGATTCTGCGCATGCTCGCCGGCCTCGGCGCCGAGGAACTGGCGTCCCTGGCCCAGCAGCAGGAGGAGGTGCGCGTCACCTGCGAATTCTGCAAAGAGGTCTACGCCCTCACCTCCGAGGAAATCCGCGCCATTCCGCGGTAG
- a CDS encoding four helix bundle suffix domain-containing protein: MTKNFIPPHGGYKNLLSYQKSEIVYDATVSFCNRFIDRRSRTHDQMVQAARSGKQNIVEGSLASGTSKEMEIKLTNVARASLEELLTDYRDFLRTRGLSEWSAEHPYAQRLRELNRTPDADFATFRKGIEHENPVICANVIIGLIRVTSYLLDRQLKQLEQAFLEEGGLRERMTQARLARRSEKQGTQGTSGTPRTAIVFVVPGVPEVPCLKGKPP, translated from the coding sequence ATGACCAAAAACTTCATTCCGCCCCACGGCGGCTATAAAAACCTGCTCTCATACCAGAAATCCGAGATCGTCTATGACGCTACCGTCTCCTTCTGCAATCGTTTCATCGACCGGCGCAGTCGCACCCATGACCAGATGGTGCAGGCGGCGCGCTCGGGCAAGCAGAACATCGTCGAGGGCAGCCTGGCATCGGGCACCTCCAAGGAAATGGAGATCAAACTCACCAACGTGGCGCGCGCCAGCCTTGAAGAGCTGCTCACGGATTACCGGGATTTTCTGCGCACCCGCGGGCTGAGTGAATGGTCTGCCGAGCATCCATACGCTCAGCGTTTGCGCGAGCTCAATCGCACGCCGGACGCAGATTTTGCGACCTTTCGCAAAGGGATCGAGCATGAGAATCCGGTGATTTGCGCCAACGTGATCATTGGTTTGATCCGCGTGACCAGCTATCTGCTGGATCGCCAGCTGAAACAATTGGAACAGGCGTTTCTCGAGGAGGGCGGTCTGCGTGAGCGCATGACCCAAGCACGGCTCGCGCGGCGTTCTGAAAAGCAAGGGACCCAAGGGACTTCAGGGACTCCAAGGACTGCAATTGTCTTTGTGGTCCCTGGTGTCCCTGAGGTCCCTTGCCTGAAAGGAAAACCACCATGA